In Pseudorasbora parva isolate DD20220531a chromosome 9, ASM2467924v1, whole genome shotgun sequence, the following proteins share a genomic window:
- the abhd3 gene encoding phospholipase ABHD3, translating into MISPELNFNVFSSDLSLYLKNQVKVELFGSGVGLSLVLGFSAAYACYYLISVAKKPILIAGGKKFQQFLRDQCPVVSETYYPTFWCWESRVQTLLRPFVTAKPWVSYRNELIRAPDGGQISLDWFDNDDSASHPDQSTRPTVLLLPGLTGTSRESYILHMVQQSRDLGYRCVVFNNRGVSGEKLLTPRTYCAANTEDLEMVIEHVQRAIDKAPLMAAGVSMGGMMLANYLGRKGSEVRLKGVVVFSAGWDVFECTASLEKPLDRFLFNSYLTSCLQASVDRHRTILEQKYDIDHVMKAKTIREFDERFTSVMFGYPSNEDYYRDASPIHKITSVQVPMLCLNAADDVFSPHHAIPVEAAKQNPNVALLITCHGGHIGFLEGLWPRQSTYMDRVFRQFTKAVFENGSSLNDLH; encoded by the exons ATGATCTCACCGGAGCttaattttaatgtattttcgaGTGACCTTTCACTTTACCTCAAAAACCAAGTTAAAGTCGAGCTATTCGGCTCTGGGGTTGGACTATCATTAGTGCTTGGATTCAGCGCCGCTTATGCCTGCTACTACCTGATCTCTGTGGCCAAG AAACCCATACTGATAGCTGGAGGGAAAAAGTTTCAACAGTTCCTGAGAGACCAATGCCCTGTGGTCTCAGAGACGTACTACCCCACGTTCTGGTGCTGGGAGAGTCGAGTTCAAACGCTGCTCAGACCCTTCGTGACTGCAAAGCCTTGGGTCAGCTACAGAAA TGAGCTCATTAGAGCACCAGATGGAGGCCAGATCTCTCTGGATTGGTTTGACAATGATGACAGCGCGTCCCACCCGGACCAGTCCACGCGACCCACTGTGCTGCTGCTCCCGGGACTGACGGGCACAAGCCGCGAATCCTACATTTTACATATGGTACAGCAGAGCCGGGATCTGGGATACAG ATGCGTGGTGTTCAATAACAGAGGTGTATCGGGTGAAAAGTTATTG ACGCCTAGGACTTATTGTGCAGCCAACACAGAGGATCTGGAGATGGTCATTGAGCATGTCCAGCGGGCCATTGACAAAGCTCCGCTCATGGCGGCTGGGGTTTCTATGGGCGG GATGATGCTGGCGAACTACCTGGGTCGGAAAGGCTCTGAGGTGCGTCTGAAGGGTGTGGTGGTTTTCTCAGCAGGCTGGGATGTGTTCGAGTGCACAGCTTCACTGGAGAAGCCCCTGGACCGCTTCCTCTTCAACTCCTACCTCACCAGCTGCCTGCAGGCATCCGTGGACCG TCACAGAACCATTCTTGAACAAAAATATGATATAGACCATGTGATGAAG GCTAAAACAATCCGAGAGTTCGACGAACGTTTCACATCCGTCATGTTCGGTTATCCATCCAATGAAGACTATTATCGAGACGCTAGTCCCATTCATAAGATCACGTCAGTGCAGGTTCCAATGCTGTGCCTCAACGCAGCCGACGACGTCTTTTCCCCCCATCATG CCATTCCAGTGGAGGCCGCCAAGCAGAACCCCAATGTGGCCCTCCTCATCACCTGTCACGGCGGCCATATTGGCTTCCTGGAGGGGCTGTGGCCACGGCAGAGCACATACATGGATCGGGTTTTTCGCCAGTTCACCAAGGCTGTGTTTGAGAACGGCAGCAGTCTAAATGATCTCCACTGA